The Henckelia pumila isolate YLH828 unplaced genomic scaffold, ASM3356847v2 CTG_525:::fragment_3, whole genome shotgun sequence genome segment tttattattttaataaaagtaGTTTTATAAGTTTAGCTTGGAATCCGGGGTTGATGTCCGGCTCTTCCTATTTATAGGTGTATTTTGTAAGTTTGGAGACATGCTTGAGTTTGCTCGCCTCTCTCTTTTCTTTCTCTCTCTATCTCTCTTGTAATAAAAGCCTTTTTGGAAATAAAAGTTTGAAGTTTCTGATTACAATCTTTGTAAgtatttctctttttattttgtctatttctattttcttatttaatttagcCTAATGACAAGTTAAATTCTCTTTGCTAGATCATAATTATCCTACGAAATGACCATGGTATTGTAATGGTTTAAGATATTATGGGGATCTAAAGGGAggttaaaaatttttttataaggtTCGAGGTTAATATTAAGTAGATCAGATTCATGTACTACCCTTCAGCTCGTGTTTTCTTTGAaatggcttttagagcattgtGGGTATTTGTTTTGAATCTTGATCTACTTAATTAGTCTCGGTAAActccttatatatatatttttttttaaaaaaagattaaataataaatttttttcaatttgaTCGAACCTTCCCATGATTCTCATATTTTCAAGATCcagaatattatatatatatctatttactcaaatcaaaatataaaatgGAATACGCGCTATAACTTTAATTTATGGAATATATGTGTGTGCGTGTGTATATTACATATACGCAAAATTTATACGTACTAGTAGAAGTATATATAATGTAATCATAAATATATCAAAgtcaagaaaataaaattattctaaccAGTTTTGTATTATAAATTTTAGCTATaatatattctcaaattaatatattgCGCGTACACATCGACGGAATCCCTTGATTTTACAATACAAGCACTCTTGATCACCATTATATAGACCAACTCTTTCTTCCCATTGTGCATCATGATAATTATAATGTTTTCTTAGCCAAGgaaatatatacacacatattaAAACACTAGTACTCTCCCATCACTTAATGTCACAAAATATGGCTTTCAAGAAAATTATCTTGCTGAGTTTGTGTCTGTGTTCCGCTACTATTGTACAATCGGAGTTGGAGCATTGGAGTGTTTGAATGTTCCGACGGCAGAGTTCGTAGGTTCCGTCAAGGCTACGATCGGGACTATCCACCAAATCTTGCCAATTTTGAACGGCATTAGATAGCCGGAAATCGTCCGTTATTCCGGcaaaataattaatagaaaaacacttatttaatattgatctattttttttaattaatagaatttaatttttgaaaatatatttaaaatatactaaaaaaatagttttaaaatgtTAATTTTAAATCTAAATGAAACTTGTTGGTAGATTACGAAAGTTACATGTTAATTTAATTGATATGAACGTTTTGAAAATTGATCTTGGTGAAActtctttttaaaatttttctcatacATTTGGGAGGTTAgtctttttaaaaataaaatgaaatttactaatattatttttctaacGATCTTCGtgctaatattttaaattaatttattatattaagtttAAGCTCACTCTAACTCTAATTCCTGGATCCGTCCCTGCCTGTATCATGAGACCCATAATTTGATTTTGTATTTTAAGGATAATCTTAtggtttaattaaaaataaaataaacctaAGGAGTCTTGTGATTTTGtattgagataaataatttgatttataagttCCATCAATAAATAATCATCAAATTTTCCTAACATATTATCAGAAAAACAGATTTAAAGAAatttatgaaataattttttttgtattaatgaATTTATATCAATATCACCGCTAATTAAcagtattattaattattttaatacaCCAACTGTACTCCAATATTTCTTCACGAAAATTCATTAACTTCATGTTTCCTTTTGTTTTGGAAACTAGTTATAGATAGAATATGCGTGACTGCAATTTTATTGTTTGAACAGATAAAATTAGTTAAATTGGCGAATAAGTATTATGATCCATCAGTCAAATGCCATAAAATAATTCACTTTAATTACTagaatattttttcatttttgttcTTGTTATCATTCATTAATATATGATCTTAGttcactattttttattttttttatttttgtttttagtgTTTTTTCATCGGGTGTTGAAGTGGCACCGAAAAATGCTGATATGACAATATAATTAAATTGCATGCATGTTCGATATCATATAACGTTAATATTTTAtcgaaaaatgactaaaattgcaacAAAAACGTACAAATTAATACACTAAGACTGCAAATTGACCAATAAcatgaccaaaataaaaaaaaatgtacaaATTATCTTAAAGAGTGATTAAAATCTTATCTTTCACCAATGTTAAGCATCCAGATTATATTTATATGATGTTAACGTTTGGCATAGAtagttttaatttatttgtgataaGTTAACGCGTTTAGTCTCTTTGTTTCTTGGTTTAGCAAGGTTAGATTTTAAATATGGATGTTTTACCTTTATGAGAGGAATactttgaagtttgaaatgaaatTAAATGAGGTAACTAGTAAGACATTATAAATTATGATTCCATGCCATAATCGTTggttaaaattaaaatcatttttcaGATATGCACGACAcattaatattcatgaaacttACAAGATAAAACGAAAACGCATATTTCACAattttaatacaaaaaaattagaattaaatttttttaataataataataataataataataataataataataataataataatactactACTTATTTAAGGTGGCATGCACTATTAGACGTAGCATCAACATAAAGAATCACACTTTGGTAGTTAAACCGTCACGGCCGGCACTTCCTCTTCAGGCGCCTTCATTTAATGatcaaattatataataatttaacaAACATATATTATCTATATCTATTTActcaaatcaaaatataaaatgGAATACGCGCTATAAACTTTAATTTAtggaatatatatatgtgtgtgcatGTGTATATTATACTAGCCGCGTCTGCACACGCGTTGTGTGTgtgattaaaatataaatattatttattttgtgtgtgtatatatatatatatattgtatttttttttcaaatcaatttaaatttaaaaataatatatatatatatatatacacacacaaaataaataatatttatatcaaatcaatttaaatttaaaaataaaatcaaggcaCACAAATAGAGAAAATCATGGACAAATGaagattaaaatataaatagagattaagattgagattgagattgagattgagatttaGATTATGTTCTTTTTTTAAGGgtattttagatatttcgtcttaagcttcaccaaattaattttaattcgattaGCAAGTGGTGCTcttctttaataatatagtaagatatacGTAACTTTATACGTACGTACTACTAGAAGctgtatatataattaatgtaaacatatatcaaagtcaagaaaataaaattaatttaaccaGCTAGGTATTATAAATTGTAGCTAtacatattctcaaattaatatattgCGCGTACACATCGACGGAATCCCTTGATTTTACAATACAAGCACTCTTGATCACCATTATTTAAACCAATTCTTTCTTCCCCATGTTCTGCATCATGATAATTATAATGTTTTCTTAGCCAAAGAAAATATACACACGCATATTAAAAACACTAGTACTCTCTCATCACTTAATGTCACAAAATATGGCTTTCAAGAAAATTCTCTTCTTGCTGAGTTTGTGTCTGTGTTCAGCTACTATTATACACTCGGAGTTGGAAGTATTGGAGTGTTTGAATGTTCCGACGCCGGAGTTCGTAGGTTCCGTCAAGGCTACGATCGGGACTATCCAGCAGGTGAGTTCAGTTTTATCGGGTTTTGCCGGAGTAACGGACGATTTCCGGCTATCTAATGCTGTTCAAAATTGCCAAGATTTGGTGGATACTTCTGTGGACGAGTTGAGCTGGGTTGTTTCGGCTTCTCTCAACAGAAATAGTAAGTAAACCATATCTTCAAccttattatttatattttctgTTTTTCTTAATTGGCTGATCAAAATTATGCGCGCATGCATGGTGTAACTTTTTACtagctagtgttattttattttaggatCCATCtattgtaataataataataatagtatattatttaaatgtttaaaattaTTCGTTAATCTCACATAAAAATCGATCTAGGGGAAACCTATATGTTCtgcttttaattaatttataaaagaaCCATTATATAGAATTTCTTAAGAATCTAGTTTTCAaactaaatatattatttttctcaACATCAACGTACGTATAAcatcttgattattattatttttttaaaaaaagatgtaACATctggatatatatttaattaaatgaatATAATGTACTGTCATTAATCTCTTTAAttgataaacatgcaatatatgATATATCCATTAAACACACAAGAATTTTACAGGCAAAGAAAATGGCACTGGAAATATGAACTCCGACATGAAAACATGGCTGAGTGGTGCATTGATAGATCAAGAAACATGCAAAGAAGCCTTTCGTGGCATCAATGGGACCGTGACAAATATAATCTCAAGCACCCTAGACAAAATCGGGTCGACACTCCGCGACCTTCTCTTGATGGTAAAACCGACTCCGGTCCCAACTCCCGACACTGGTGGCGGCGGCAAGAAACCTAAAACCAATGACAAGTTTCCTATTTGGTTGAGTCCCCGTAACCAGAACATCCTCAACTCCACAAACACCGCGGTGGATGCCGTGGTCGCCAAGGATGGGACAGGGAATTTCAGCACGATCGGTGATGCTATTGCTGCGGCCCCCGAGTATAGCTCAAAAAGATATGTTATACATATAAAAAGAGGGGTGTATTATGAGTATGTGACAATTAATAAGAAAAAATGGAACATAACTATCATTGGAGACGGGATGGATGCAACAGTGATTAGTGGTAATCACAACTGGGAAGATGGATGGAAAACAAATAACTCTGCAACTTTTGGTAAGAATATTTAATACTTCTTATACcatattatatatcattttgtaaaaaaaaaaaaaaaaaaaaaactcgtaTCTAAAATTGAAATGTTCCAACAACGTTACATGAATGTCACGTCGACAGTGTTTTAAGAGCCACGCTTTCATTTTTGGATACCAACTGCTAAAAGTAGGAGTACTTAATTACAAGCTAAGTTACAAATTAAATACTCTTCAAATGATCTTGCTACAAATTAATTAACCCCTGATCGATTCTAGCTGTGATTTCATTTGCAGCTGTAAAAGGGAAAGGATTCTTTGCCCGGGACATAACGTTCGAGAACACGGCCGGGCCGCAAAAGAAACAAGCCGTGGCCTTCATGTCCGAGTCCGATGAATCGGTGTTGTATCATTGTGCTTTTCGGGGATTCCAGGACACCCTCTACCCACACAAAAACCGACAATTTTACAAGGAATGTCATATCACGGGTACCGTGGATTTCATCTTTGGACATGCAGCAGTCGTGTTCCAAAACTGTCAAATCACGGCCCGGAAAGGCATTGCTGGCCAAAATAACACCATCACGGCTCAGGGCCGATACGATCCCGGGGAGGATTCGGCCTTCTCACTCCAAAACTGCAACATTACAGTTGAGCAGGATGTCCTAAATTTGAACACAGCATACCTAGGCCGGCCTTGGAAGTCATATTCCCGAACCGTCGTCATGCAATCCTACATCGGCCCCGGGATTAGACCCAAGGGATGGCTCGAATGGAATGGAACACTGTATCTGGATTCTTTATATTATGGTGAGTACATGAACTACGGTCCGGGCGCGGGCTTAGCCGCACGGGTGAAATGGCCTGgatatcatattttcaatgaTTCTACTCAAGCGGATCCGTTTAATGTGCCAAGGCTTATAGCAGGAGACAAATGGATACCAGCGACAGGGATACCATATACCTAATATTCATCAACAACAATTAATATTCCCTAGTCTTTTTTATAAATCATCACGATCGAGTTGATGTTATTTTAGTTGGTTGGTGAAAAATATTGATTCTCATGATTCAGATCttggatatatataataaattgcaCAAAACATGTATTCACGAAATGGGAAAAGTTATATGTTTCATTTGTCTCGCTCGAAAGAAGATGAAATTTGGACATAAAATTATAATACAATATAATTCGTATCAAAGTACGTACCTATGGTTGTAATCTTATGAACTTTTTTATCCACAATATCCCTAAAAAAAAGGCATGCAATTATTTGAGCCAAAATCGGATGACCTAAAGCTCAAGAAATAAAGTTGGTCGGTTACTTCTCTATATAAGCACATGAAAGCTAGTTGTGATGAAATAACCAACATAACAGATTTTTCaatcttaaaaatatatatttcgagagagaagagaagagatAATTCAGAGAACCGAGGCGCTGATTGTGAcggaaaattcaaaatatttaagtttgaGTTGAGTTTGTATGTAGCGTTGGAGTTTTTTGGTCTCGTTCTGTAATGAACTTTGGCTTGagcttggatttttttttttgtgacgtagAAACCCGCAGCCGCTATCTTCGGTGTGCACTGGGTAAACccccggactaacgcaatagcgtgcaaactacgttagccaagtaaaccacactaggcaagcCCTTTATGACAAACTAGTCCAAGAAGGTATTGGTAGGAAAATCGAACTACTGATTTTTGGCCAAGAGTTCctctactccaccaacttggacacccccTTAGGGGCTTGGATTTATTTTTGTTGATTAATAAAGTGGTTATGTTGCTCTCTCATGAACTTatgtaaattttttgaaaataagaaGAAAGACAACCTTGCATGATCAACTCTCCCATCTTCTATTGTAGGAACCACAGGAATAGCAATAGACATTGCTTTTTCTGAGCTCTCTCCGGTATCTCTTCAAGCTCAATGCACTATTTCCTTCTTCCTTGTAGGAGTCCATCAAATTTTCCACCAGTTTAATTCCTAACTAAAAGACAAAAAATAGTGTGAGTGGTCATATGATTATATATCTGTCTATACATGCATAAGATAGgtaacaaatttaaaaaaaaataaaaaaagagcaTGGTCAAAGATACATGTCAAATCACCATTCTCTTTCTTGATTACAAAAACTTCACTAATTAATTGGAATTTTCCATTCGAACAAATCCTAAGTAGATAATTGATATTTATCAATAATGTGATCTCAATGAATGAGCTAACACAACTCCTCTAACCTGCTGGTGAGCTAATGCAACTCATGGGATGAGCTAACACAATTCTTGGGATGAGCTAAGGGTGACCTGCTGGTGAGCTAATGCAACTCATAGGATGAGCTAAGGGTGACCTGCTGGTGAGCTAATGTAACTCATGGGATGAGCTAACACAATTCTTGGGATGAGCTAAGGGTGACCTGAAATCACAAACCAGAGTGTTAGGGGGAGGGCGGAAGGTGTTCCGGCAtatcccctccgacgctcaagtcagaagCGAGGACAGCGAAATATAGTGAGTGAAGTGTGTGTATCGAGAGCAAAAactggaaaaaaaatataatgaacGTGAACCTGATATTTATAAGAGAGAGCTCCGAATTTGGCGCTTACCTTCTTGTTGTGAAAttttctcgcaagcgtacgagtgtcaagttttaatatagtgattaaatcagatatcgatccctcagagagtaaaatgaaaatatttagtacttgtaattagaatagtccaaactttatctagaaaatcaaactttgagaattttgcaataaaaataaaataattaagagatttaaaagcacgcacacaactttcagattaaaaatcaatcagagaaaaaatggtctagaggtatagatttcacctgtttcaacaacagtcaatcataaataattaatcgtcatgaatttcagtcaattaatagccaagaacacttaagtttattatttccctctcccgagcaacaaataatgtttatcaactacaattcaatttcaatattcttattaagaatttatcgcagtgatctatcacaaaacaatgttctttttaaaagctctgttaaaatcatacactctcccgagctgtataaataattaacagtgtaatttctaatgatcctattcaaaatcccctctcccgagcaatgatttcaaataaatataaaaaatcaattattgatcagataattgaaaagacaatcaattctagaaaaaacaattaatctagaagaaactcaatccaataaaatcaagaattcatgaaagcgtctacaccaggttccattcgacctctagactctaaaaatttagttcataatcaaattctgaataaaataataattcatagATTCAAgcatattcaaaataaaataaaagataagaaacaaatccgtcgtcgatgccgtgtccggactatcgaactccatcttcgttcttcagttaagctccagaaaaatcacaaaagttcacgatcaatctctgaTATCCTCTATTAATGTGGCGGCTCTCCCTCCTTCTCCTCTGATaaaaattcctttttatattgctcaacaaaagcccacaaaatcaagcccaagaattaattgc includes the following:
- the LOC140873253 gene encoding pectinesterase/pectinesterase inhibitor PPE8B-like — protein: MSQNMAFKKILFLLSLCLCSATIIHSELEVLECLNVPTPEFVGSVKATIGTIQQVSSVLSGFAGVTDDFRLSNAVQNCQDLVDTSVDELSWVVSASLNRNSKENGTGNMNSDMKTWLSGALIDQETCKEAFRGINGTVTNIISSTLDKIGSTLRDLLLMVKPTPVPTPDTGGGGKKPKTNDKFPIWLSPRNQNILNSTNTAVDAVVAKDGTGNFSTIGDAIAAAPEYSSKRYVIHIKRGVYYEYVTINKKKWNITIIGDGMDATVISGNHNWEDGWKTNNSATFAVKGKGFFARDITFENTAGPQKKQAVAFMSESDESVLYHCAFRGFQDTLYPHKNRQFYKECHITGTVDFIFGHAAVVFQNCQITARKGIAGQNNTITAQGRYDPGEDSAFSLQNCNITVEQDVLNLNTAYLGRPWKSYSRTVVMQSYIGPGIRPKGWLEWNGTLYLDSLYYGEYMNYGPGAGLAARVKWPGYHIFNDSTQADPFNVPRLIAGDKWIPATGIPYT